A window of Patagioenas fasciata isolate bPatFas1 chromosome 5, bPatFas1.hap1, whole genome shotgun sequence contains these coding sequences:
- the PALS1 gene encoding protein PALS1, giving the protein MTTSHMNGHITEDSDGEAKNVDLSCPEESQKHREMAVDCPGDLGSRMMPMRRSAQLERIRQQQEDMRRRREEEGKKQELDLTASMRLKKLAQIPPKTGIDNPIFDTEEGIVLESPHYTVKTVEVEELLTSLKHIQHVLVDPQSQEDISLILQLVQNTDFQNAFKIHNAVTVHMNKASPPYPLISNAQELAQEVQSVLKPSHHKDGQELNALLNAPHMQALLLAHDKVAEQEMQPEPVTDEKIYENVGVYGGETVKIVRIEKARDIPLGATVRNEMDSVIISRIVKGGAAEKSGLLHEGDEVLEINGIEIRGKDVNEVFDLLADMHGTLTFVLIPSQQSKPPPAKETVIHVKAHFDYDPSDDPYVPCRELGLSFQKGDILHVISQEDPNWWQAYRDGDEDNQPLAGLIPGKSFQQQREAMKQTIEEDKEPEKSGKLWCAKKNKKKRKKVLYNANKNDDYDNEEILTYEEMSLYHQPANRKRPIVLIGPQNCGQNELRQRLMNNEADRFASAVPHTTRSRRETEVAGRDYHFISRQAFESDIAAGKFIEYGEFEKNLYGTSIDSVRQVINSGKICLLNLHTQSLKTLRNSDLKPYIIFVAPPSQERLRALLAKEGKNPKPEELREIIEKTREMEQNNGHYFDTAIVNSDLDKAYQELLRLINKLDTEPQWVPSTWLR; this is encoded by the exons ATGACAACTTCTCACATGAATGGACACATCACAGAAGATTCTGATGGTGAAGCAAAAAATGTGGATCTTTCATGTCCTGAGGAATCTCAGAAGCACAGAGAAATGGCTGTTGATTGCCCTGGGGATTTGGGCTCCAGGATGATGCCTATGCGCCGGAGCGCTCAACTTGAGCGAATCCGCCAGCAGCAGGAGGACATGAGGCGCAGACgggaagaagagggaaagaaaCAAGAACTGGACCTTACTGCTTCAATGAGGCTGAAGAAACTGGCTCAAATTCCTCCTAAAACTGGAATAGATAATCCAATATTTGACACAGAAGAAGGAATTGTGTTGGAGAGCCCTCATTATACTGTGAAGACAGTAG AAGTGGAAGAACTGTTAACTTCTCTTAAGCATATCCAGCACGTTTTGGTAGACCCTCAGAGCCAAGAGGATATCTCTCTCATTTTACAGCTTGTTCAAAATACTGATTTTCAGAATGCATTTAAGATACACAATGCTGTTACAGTGCACATGAACAAAGCCAGCCCTCCATATCCTCTCATCTCCAATGCACAAGAACTAGCTCAAGAG gtacAGAGTGTTTTGAAACCCAGTCACCATAAGGATGGGCAGGAGCTGAATGCTTTGCTGAATGCTCCTCACATGCag GCACTTCTACTGGCTCATGATAAGGTTGCAGAACAAGAAATGCAACCAGAGCCTGTGacagatgaaaaaatttatgaaaaTGTTGGTGTGTATGGAGGCGAGACGGTTAAAATAGTCCGTATTGAGAAAGCTCGGGATATTCCATTG GGTGCTACTGTTCGCAATGAAATGGATTCTGTTATCATTAGTCGAATAGTGAAAGGAGGTGCTGCAGAGAAGAGTGGGCTGttacatgaaggggatgaagttCTGGAGATTAATGGCATTGAGATTCGTGGAAAAGATGTTAATGAAGTTTTTGACTTGCTG GCTGACATGCACGGTACACTGACCTTCGTATTGATTCCCAGTCAGCAGAGCAAGCCACCTCCTGCGAAGGAGACAGTT ATACATGTGAAAGCGCATTTTGACTATGACCCCTCTGATGATCCTTACGTCCCCTGCCGAGAGTTAGGCCTGTCCTTTCAAAAAGGAGATATACTCCATGTGATCAGCCAAGAAGATCCAAACTGGTGGCAGGCTTACAGAGATGGAGATGAAGATAATCAGCCATTGGCAGGCCTTATCCCTG gaaaaagTTTCCAGCAACAAAGAGAAGCAATGAAGCAAACCATAGAGGAAGACAAGGAGCCAGAAAAATCAG GAAAACTGTGGTGCgcgaagaaaaacaaaaagaaacggAAAAAGGTTTTatacaatgcaaataaaaatgatG ATTATGACAATGAGGAAATTTTGACGTACGAGGAAATGTCACTATATCATCAACCAGCAAATAGGAAACGACCTATTGTTCTGATTGGCCCACAGAACTGCGGCCAAAATGAATTGCGTCAGAGACTTATGAATAACGAAGCGGATCGTTTTGCCTCTGCAGTTCCCC ATACTACTCGGAGCAGACGAGAAACTGAAGTAGCTGGCAGGGATTACCATTTCATTTCCCGACAGGCATTTGAGAGTGACATAGCTGCAGGGAAGTTCATTGAATATGGAGAGTTTGAAAAGAACCTCTATGGTACTAGCATAGACTCTGTGCGGCAAGTGATCAACTCTGGCAAGATATGCCTCTTAAATCTTCATACCCAG TCACTCAAGACACTACGTAATTCTGACTTGAAGCCATATATTATATTTGTTGCACCACCTTCACAAGAGAGATTACGTGCTTTATTGGCCAAAGAAGGGAAAAACCCAAAG CCAGAAGAGCTGAGAGAAATCATAGAGAAGACAAGGGAGATGGAACAGAACAATGGCCACTACTTTGATACAGCAATTGTGAATTCTGATCTTGATAAGGCGTATCAAGAGTTACTTCGGTTAATAAACAAACTTGACACAGAACCCCAGTGGGTGCCCTCTACCTGGCTACGATGA
- the ATP6V1D gene encoding V-type proton ATPase subunit D: MSGKDRIEIFPSRMAQTIMKARLKGAQTGRNLLKKKSDALTLRFRQILKKIIETKMLMGEVMREAAFSLAEAKFTAGDFSTTVIQNVNKAQVKVRAKKDNVAGVTLPVFEHYQEGGDSYELTGLARGGEQLAKLKRNYAKAVELLVELASLQTSFVTLDEAIKITNRRVNAIEHVIIPRIERTLSYIITELDEREREEFYRLKKIQEKKKVLKEKSEKERELRRAAGGEHEPANLLAEEKDEDLLFE; the protein is encoded by the exons ATGTCGGGCAAAGACCGCATCGAGATCTTCCCCTCACGAAT GGCCCAGACCATTATGAAGGCTCGTTTGAAAGGTGCCCAAACAGGTCGTAACCTCTTGAAGAAAAAATCTGATGCTTTGACACTTCGATTCAGGCAGATCCTTAAGAAAATTATTGAG ACTAAGATGCTGATGGGTGAGGTGATGAGAGAAGCTGCTTTTTCACTTGCTGAGGCAAAGTTTACAGCAGGAGATTTCAG TACCACTGTGATCCAAAATGTGAACAAAGCTCAAGTCAAGGTCAGAGCTAAAAAAGACAATGTAGCAG GTGTAACCTTGCCAGTTTTTGAGCATTACCAGGAAGGAGGGGACA gctatgAGCTGACTGGCTTGGCCAGAGGTGGAGAACAGCTGGCTAAACTGAAGAGGAACTATGCCAAAGCTGTGGAGCTGCTTGTGGAACTGGCCTCCTTACAG ACATCCTTTGTTACTTTGGATGAAGCCATTAAAATAACAAACAGACGTGTGAATGCAATTGAACATG tGATAATTCCCAGGATCGAGCGTACTCTTTCTTATATCATCACAGAACTGGATGAACGAGAACGAGAGGAATTCTACAG GTTAAAGAAgatccaggaaaagaaaaaagtattgaaAGAAAAATCTGAGAAAGAACGGGAGCTGCGGAGGGCTGCTGGTGGGGAACATGAACCAGCCAATCTTTTAGCAGAAGAGAAGGATGAAGACCTTCTCTTTGAGTAA